A genomic stretch from Telopea speciosissima isolate NSW1024214 ecotype Mountain lineage chromosome 7, Tspe_v1, whole genome shotgun sequence includes:
- the LOC122669995 gene encoding purple acid phosphatase 3-like, which yields MAACSFNRSMALCLLWSATLALCLVSSLANLHRINHPVNSDSLRILVVGDWGRKGHYNQTLVADQMGKVAEELDPAFIISTGDNFYSNGLTGTDDPQFEESFSKIYTAKSLQKQWYNVLGNHDYRGDVEAQLSPVLNKLDKKWFCMRSFIVNTELAEFFFIDTPPFVDKYFTHPGDDTYDWRGITPSRQEYLSNIKKDLDSALKESTAKWKIVVGHHTLRSAGQHGDTIELVKELLPILKADDVDLYINGHDHLVQHISSRDSKLQYFTSGGGSKAWRGDYDLKKEGLKFFYDGQGFMTVEITETDAELIFYDVFGKVLYKWSVSKAYTAI from the exons ATGGCTGCTTGTTCCTTCAACAGGTCCATGGCTCTGTGCCTTCTATGGTCAGCCACCCTTGCCTTGTGTTTAGTTTCTTCCTTGGCAAATCTTCATCGGATCAATCATCCAGTGAACTCCGATTCACTCCGGATTTTAGTCGTCGGAGATTGGGGAAGGAAAGGACACTACAATCAGACTCTAGTTGCAGATCAG atgggAAAGGTCGCAGAAGAGCTTGACCCAGCTTTCATTATCTCCACCGGCGACAACTTCTACAGTAACGGACTGACCGGCACCGATGACCCGCAATTTGAGGAGTCATTTTCCAAAATCTATACTGCTAAAAGCCTGCAAAAGCAATGGTACAATG TTTTGGGCAACCACGACTACAGGGGTGATGTAGAGGCCCAATTGAGTCCAGTTCTTAACAAGCTTGataaaaaatggttttgcaTGAGATCTTTCATTGTTAATACAG AACTTGCAGAGTTCTTCTTTATTGACACTCCTCCATTCGTAGACAAGTACTTTACTCATCCAGGGGATGATACCTATGACTGGAGGGGTATTACTCCTAGTAGACAAGAATATCTGAGTAACATTAAGAAG GATCTTGATTCAGCATTGAAAGAGTCGACGGCAAAGTGGAAGATCGTCGTTGGTCATCATACATTGAGAAGTGCTGGCCAACATGGTGACACCATTGAGCTTGTGAAGGAGCTTCTCCCAATCCTTAAG GCCGATGATGTTGATCTTTATATTAATGGACATGACCATTTGGTGCAACACATCAGTAGCCGAGACAG TAAACTTCAATACTTTACCAGTGGAGGTGGTTCAAAGGCATGGAGAGGTGACTATGATCTGAAGAAAGAGGGGCTGAAATTCTTTTATGATGGGCAAGGATTCATGACTGTAGAGATTACCGAAACCGATGCGGAGCTGATCTTCTATGATGTTTTTGGCAAAGTTCTCTACAAATGGAGTGTGTCCAAGGCCTACACAGCCATATAG